Part of the Methanobacterium formicicum genome, GTTATCCAGGCTGATTTCACAGGAGATGCGGACTATTTAGCATCTACTGGTACTGGTAACCTTAAAGTACCTCAGTCCAGCTTGTACATCCATACTACTGCCAGTAACACCAATCCAACTCTGGGAGAGATCATAACCATAACTTTCAAGTTGGGAAACAACGGACCAAACAACGCCAGTAACGTGACTTTCACTCTACAGATACCAGAAGGCATGGAATTCATCAATGCTAGCACGGACCAGGGAGATTACACCTACAACGACACCACCAGAACCATCACCTGGAATCTGGGAGATGTCAAAGTAGGAGACCCCAACCTCTGGGCTAAAGTGAGAGTGGTGAGCATAGGATCATTCATCTTAAGACCATTCTTAAGCACAGACACCTATGATCCAACCCTGAACAACGACATCCAACCCATAACCATAAATGTCCAGGCCGCATCACAAGAGTCTCAAGCAGAAGTAAACGCCCAAACTCAAACAATAGGAATGCAAACAACGGGCACACCAATAGGTTTACTACTACTAGCAGTTCTAATGGTATTAGGTGGAATAATAACGCCAAAAAGGAAAAAATAGGGTTTTAAAACCCTTCCCCCTTTTATTTTTTTAGGGAATTATCAAATTTTTTTATTTTAAAAAAGGACTGATTTGTTGGGACTGTAAAGTTAATGGGTATTGGAATAATCATTAATATTTCATTCGTTAATTATCTTCATTTCAGCCAAAAAAGACGTATTACATCAAAGATTTCGATTAAACTGCTCAAATTCCCCCCAATAACTTTACAACCCCATCAAAAAAATAAAAATAATTAGTTATATAAGTGTCACGTACATAACTCAAACTCACAGTTTAATTCTGTTATTCAATAATATTTTCGGTATTTAAGTGATAAAAATGCTCAATTACTTATAACTTATACCTTATAACAACCATTTTCAAAGGACAACTGCCATTTTCCAATTCTATTTCCTTTGATAGGTTTCCATGAATTCATGGAACCGGTTTAAGGTTTTTTTAAGGCTTCTGAACCCTTCTTCATCGGCCTTTACACCCTTCAATGTATCCTGTGACCAGAAATTCGCTCCCAGGTTAGACCCGAATGGCCCACCACTAACGGGTATGGCTCCGTTTAAGATGTAAAAGGTCATGATCTGCTGTATGGCCAGTTCCTGACCCCCTACACGGTCTCCTCCCACAGCAATGGCCATTCCCACTTTGTGTTTAAGGAAATCCATGTTCGCTGCTGCTGCTGCACGGGTGCGGTCCATAACTGCTTTTATCTGGGCGCTGACTCCCCCATTGTAGATGGGTGTGGCCATTATAATCCCGTCAATATCCTGAAAATTAGGGTAGAGCTCGTACATGTCGTCTTTGAGGATGCATTCCTTCTCCCGCAGGCAATAATCACAGTTTCTGCAGGGGCTGATATTCTTTCCCCTCACAGTGAACAATTCGGTTTCATAACCCTTTTCTTCCAGGGTATTCAGGGCGTCGGTTAGAACGTACTCTGTAGCCTGTTTCCTGGGGCTTCCGCATATTCCTAAAATTACTTTTTCCACTGATAATTCCCCCACATCAGATATAATTTGAATTTATTAGGTTTTAACTTTTTTTCTTGTATTGGTTAAAGAAATACTTTTTCGAAGGGAAAACCAATTTGAAGTTATTTTTATACTTTAAGCAGTGATTACCACGGCCGTCTATGATCCGAATGAGATTATGGAGTTCTGCCTTTTAATAATCTGATATTTTCATTAAATTAGTTCACGCTGCGGTTAAATGAACAAAAATTAGTTCCTGAAATCTTTTTGAAGTATTCCACCACTGGATTAATTAATTCATAAAAATAAAAAAGGATTTTTTTTGCAGGGGTTATCTCTAATTGAATTTAGTTTCGCCAATGGCTTGAGATTATTATTTTAAGTCTTTTGGTGTTCTAAACTGAATTTACTTCATCACAGATTCATGCGTTGAACCAGGGGATTCTGAAGGATGAGTGCCATATTAATTTGGAGGATTCCCATGATTAATAGAATTCATAGGAGAGCCCATATCTGGAACAAACGGTAATAAATTGTTGATACCAAAAGTTATTAGCACTATTTGCAGGAGAATCCCGGTAACCAGCATTTTTTTCATCACTGGTGGAATGGGGTGGGTTCAGCCGAAACTCTTCACGTTAATCCTATGACTCCCTATCCTGCGGACATTTTATGGCCGTTTATTCTACATTATCTACGTCATAGGGACGATCATACATCTTCTTAACAATATCTTTGTCTTTAACTTGCCTTTTCCACCCAGAATTAACAAAATGGGCGTAGATAAATTTGACTAAAAAGAGGGGTAAAGAAAGTTTTGAAGCAGTCGCTATGGCTTCAGGGGGGACAGTTTCATTGTTGGAAAGAGAGTCAATTATCTTATCTAAACCCTTTCGAAGATTTTTAGCAGGCATCCCTGCATCTTTTAAAGATTTAGTTTCAACAGAAGGGCCCATTCCAACGGCTATGCCACCTATCCATTCCATATCTGTCTGAGATGCAAAATTTTCACATATTTTGATAGCCACATCATTTTGATGTGGTTCAGGGAAGCCACAGTTGAATACAGCCATCAGTTTTTGCTGGGCTTTGGGCAGAGACTTTTTGTAATTGGAGAATTCTTCCATAAATCTGATAGTTAGGGCTGGAATGCTATCAAAGTATAAAGGGGCTACTATTACGATTAATTCTGCTTCCGATGCTTTTTCAAGCAATTCTTTTAGCTTATCTGGTTTTTTGTATCTTGCAACGAAAACCTTTTCAGTTTCAACTTCATTTTTGTTGAATCCATCTTCAATGTAAGATGCAATGTTATTGGATGCGCTCTTTTTTCCTTTAGGGCTTCCAACCAGAATTAATATATTCCGGAGCTTACTCATGCCAACGCCTCCTTATCTTCGATATGACGAGAGATTTTACTGAGATCCAGATCTTCAACATCACCGGTGAAGATCTCAACACAGGGATTAGAGCAGTACATATTAATATTGTTGCGTTCGGTGAGTTTTCTGAAAATATTCTCGCTTTCAGTATCTTGTTGTGGTAAGTATCCAATCCAAATCTGGTCATTACTCTCTCCATCTCCATATCGGGGCACGTGATGTATTTCCCCCTTTATTATTTTGAAAAATGGAGTAGCAGTTGGTAGCAGTCGATCAACCAACTTTTTCAGTTGGTAAGAATAACCACCAAATGTTATGGGGGTTATATATACTCTAAGGTCAGATTGAACCCATTTTTTTGCAATTTCTGGACCTTTATCTTTTATAATACATTCTCCTGGTGTTTTAAGCCAGCACCCGAAGCAGCCCACGCATGTGGCAATGTTTTCTTCAAGGAGATGGAATTTTTCAACTTCCCATCCGTTTTTTTCCAGTAGCAGGGTAACCGCATTGTTGATTGTATTCAGGGGACCGTCGAGACTTCTGGAACCGTCTAATATCAAAGCTTTCATAATTTAATCCTCCTTTTATTCATCTCATTTTGAATTCCTCATTTTGAAATGGAATGAATCATCAGATCCAATGAATGTTCAATTAAATCCTCTTTACTCATTTCAAATAAACCTAAATAGTAAATCGTCGATAATGATGAGCTAAATATGTTTAAAGTTGATTTTACTAAGTATAGAGCAGTAAGAAATGTGTTAATGTCCTCCCTAATTGAACCATCCTTTTTTCCAATGTCTATGGCGTCACATATTATTCCCAGGTTCTGTTGGTCAATTTTTATGAGTTCCTGAATGTGGGGCGTGTCCAGAGAGTTGGGATCTCTATCGTGGGCCTCTGTCAGCACCTGACAATAATCCGGGAATTGTTTGTAAAATTTCTTGAAGGCATAGCATGTCTTTAATATCTTTTCCCGACCATTATTTTGAGATGAAAATTCTTCTATCATCATTTTATTTAGGATTTTGACACCTCTAACTGCCACAGAGAAATAAAGCTCCTCTTTATTCTCAAAATACCTGTAAATGGCAGTTTTTGTGAGTTCTAATTGGGCGGCTATTTCATCCATGGTTGTTTTATCATAACCTTTTTTGAAGAAGCATTTTTCAGCAGCATCGGTGATTTCATTAGCTTTTCGTTCTCTTTCCCTTTTTATTCTATTAGATACCAAAAGATCACCTCTTTTATCAATTTTAGTACTCTAAAGTAAATGTAAGTAATTTTGTTATTATATGGGAATAAATGTCTCTCAACTCTATTTTATGGTTCTGTATAGAGTTTTCAGGTGGAGAAGGTTGGTTATGAATTCTGGAATTAAAGCGTAATCATGTTTCAGTAACTAGGAGTGATTCCACCTCATCTAGGTGAGAATTACTTCATTTAATTCTCAACTAAAATCAGGTTATGGGGCTAGAGGAATAATCAGTTCTTTTTTCTCAACCCATGATATATTCCTGCTAAATCACTCTCTGGAGTCGAATCTGGTGGTATAATGTCAGTTAGCTCCTTCTGGACACACTAAATCAGCCCATGATCATTAAAAACTATTTAATGTTTAACTAGCAAAAACTGCTATTCCATGAATAACCACGGCTATTCCCCACCCACCTGTCACCCAAAGGAACCACAGGTAACCTGGGGCTGTTAATATGTTCATAATCGCTAAAAACAAGTTAATCACAATATAAATCAACAAATGTATTAAAAAACCCTTTTTCCCACTTTTTTTCCCTGTTTCATTACTTTCAACCATTTCATAGTCTCCCTTAATATTTGTTACTATCAGTAACAAATGTTACCATCAGTAACATTATTAATGGATTCAAACATTCCTACTATATGCTAATATCTATTTTTTCCCGGTGGATTCGCGATAACTTAACAATATTCCATTATTTTAATTAAGTTATTTTCAGTGTTAACTCAAAAACAGTATAAAAATAGTTAAATTGAAATGGAATTGATGAAATTTATTCGGTAATAATCAATATTGAAAATCTAGAAGTATGGGAAAATAAGCGATTATATCTTTTTAATTAAATAATAAGCGTAGAAATGACCAAATACTAAAAATTACTTAAATTTTTCTGAAAAATAAAAAAAAAGGATGAGCATATTGATGCTCATTAGATAGATTCATCTTCATCCAGGGCTAGTCGCATGGTGTCCGGGTCCTGGGGCATTTTTTCCAGGAAGTCCTCGGCTGCACGGCGCACATCTCTGGAACCGATGATGTAACGGCCGACCACGATGACATCAGCACCGCTGTCCAGGGCCTGGTCCATCTTCTTAGGCACAATACCTCCGGCAACTGCCACCCGTCCATTTTTACCTATTATCTCTTTGATCTGGTTAATGTTACCCCATTCAGTCATGTCAGCCTGTTCTTCGCCACGTTCGGCTTTCAGGGTTTCCAGGTCCACATTACGGTGTAAAAGGACAATATCTGGCTTGAAGTTGAGGTTTTCCAGTTTTTCGGTGAAGTTGTCCACGTTCATCATGTCCAGTATGGAGTAGATCCCCTGTTTCTGGGCTTCGTGGATGGCTTTTTCAATGGATTCCTGGGTTCCGAGGCCAGAGATAGCCACGGCATCAGCAGTCTCATCAGCAGCCATTTTAACTTCAATACGTCCTACATCCAGAGTTTTAAGGTCAGCGATGATGAAGGCATCTTTCTTGAGTTCCCGGATTTTACTGACAATTCCCACTCCGAATTTCTTAACCAGGGGTGTTCCGGCTTCTATCAGGATTCTTTCCCGGTCCGGTAGACTGTCAATGATGCGTTCCATATCCTGCATGTTGTCCAGGTCAAGGGCCACCTGCAGGTATGGGGGACTCCACAGTCGGTTGACTTTGAAACCCATTACTGGATGCGCTCCTCTGTCTTTTTCTGCTAATACTTTGTTTACAGATGGATATCCTTCCATTGCTCTTCTAAGGGCTAGTTTGGTTGCTCCATAGTTGTACTGGTAGATTTTTCTAAAATCAGATGCTTCAGGGTGAATAAACACACTGACAATCAGAACCATGTTTTCAGCTTCTTCAGCTGGTAATATGCCTTCTTCCACAGCATCAGCCACTGCTCGGCCTACTGCGGTTTGGGCTGGTCCAAAGATTTTGTTGGCATCATCTAGATCTCGTACACTGACTTTAGGTACAATGAGAGTTGCCGGTTTGGTCATCAGGTTAGGTCGGATGACGGAAAGCAACGGGGTGTGCCCCAGTGAAAGATTTGACATGTTATTCACAAAGGCTGTACCTACTG contains:
- a CDS encoding flavodoxin family protein; this encodes MSKLRNILILVGSPKGKKSASNNIASYIEDGFNKNEVETEKVFVARYKKPDKLKELLEKASEAELIVIVAPLYFDSIPALTIRFMEEFSNYKKSLPKAQQKLMAVFNCGFPEPHQNDVAIKICENFASQTDMEWIGGIAVGMGPSVETKSLKDAGMPAKNLRKGLDKIIDSLSNNETVPPEAIATASKLSLPLFLVKFIYAHFVNSGWKRQVKDKDIVKKMYDRPYDVDNVE
- a CDS encoding flavodoxin family protein, whose product is MKALILDGSRSLDGPLNTINNAVTLLLEKNGWEVEKFHLLEENIATCVGCFGCWLKTPGECIIKDKGPEIAKKWVQSDLRVYITPITFGGYSYQLKKLVDRLLPTATPFFKIIKGEIHHVPRYGDGESNDQIWIGYLPQQDTESENIFRKLTERNNINMYCSNPCVEIFTGDVEDLDLSKISRHIEDKEALA
- a CDS encoding bifunctional 5,6,7,8-tetrahydromethanopterin hydro-lyase/3-hexulose-6-phosphate synthase encodes the protein MYQIGEALIGNGNELAHIDLVIGDKNGPVGTAFVNNMSNLSLGHTPLLSVIRPNLMTKPATLIVPKVSVRDLDDANKIFGPAQTAVGRAVADAVEEGILPAEEAENMVLIVSVFIHPEASDFRKIYQYNYGATKLALRRAMEGYPSVNKVLAEKDRGAHPVMGFKVNRLWSPPYLQVALDLDNMQDMERIIDSLPDRERILIEAGTPLVKKFGVGIVSKIRELKKDAFIIADLKTLDVGRIEVKMAADETADAVAISGLGTQESIEKAIHEAQKQGIYSILDMMNVDNFTEKLENLNFKPDIVLLHRNVDLETLKAERGEEQADMTEWGNINQIKEIIGKNGRVAVAGGIVPKKMDQALDSGADVIVVGRYIIGSRDVRRAAEDFLEKMPQDPDTMRLALDEDESI
- a CDS encoding 2TM domain-containing protein, producing the protein MVESNETGKKSGKKGFLIHLLIYIVINLFLAIMNILTAPGYLWFLWVTGGWGIAVVIHGIAVFAS
- a CDS encoding TetR/AcrR family transcriptional regulator, which produces MVSNRIKRERERKANEITDAAEKCFFKKGYDKTTMDEIAAQLELTKTAIYRYFENKEELYFSVAVRGVKILNKMMIEEFSSQNNGREKILKTCYAFKKFYKQFPDYCQVLTEAHDRDPNSLDTPHIQELIKIDQQNLGIICDAIDIGKKDGSIREDINTFLTALYLVKSTLNIFSSSLSTIYYLGLFEMSKEDLIEHSLDLMIHSISK
- a CDS encoding flavodoxin family protein, translated to MEKVILGICGSPRKQATEYVLTDALNTLEEKGYETELFTVRGKNISPCRNCDYCLREKECILKDDMYELYPNFQDIDGIIMATPIYNGGVSAQIKAVMDRTRAAAAANMDFLKHKVGMAIAVGGDRVGGQELAIQQIMTFYILNGAIPVSGGPFGSNLGANFWSQDTLKGVKADEEGFRSLKKTLNRFHEFMETYQRK